In Anaerolineales bacterium, one DNA window encodes the following:
- a CDS encoding saccharopine dehydrogenase NADP-binding domain-containing protein: MKKVLVYGSYGYTGELIVEQAVKQGLGLLLAGRDESKVRAQAERYGLEYRAFSLDDTAALDAALQETDAVLHCAGPFVLTFRQVAEACIRNKKHYVDISGEIEGFEALAQMDSDAKRAGVMLLPGGGFDVVPSDCLSAHVAGKLPNATHLNLYIKSIGSGVSRGTARSGIENMHRQGRIRRDGRIQTVPGAWHVKRVDFGRGASRVVSIGWGDVSTAYHSTGIPNITAYMGFPNAMIDGLYLTRVIGPLLYTRRMKNFLKWLIGVLNPTGPSKYKNENGFALLIAEVSDGKQTVRAKLRTPEAYYLTALTSVEIMKRILASDYKAGFQTPSTAYGADFILGFDGVQREDF, translated from the coding sequence ATGAAAAAAGTTTTGGTGTACGGCTCGTATGGGTACACGGGGGAGTTGATCGTGGAGCAGGCGGTGAAGCAGGGACTTGGGCTGCTGCTGGCGGGGCGCGATGAAAGTAAAGTGCGGGCGCAAGCCGAGCGATATGGATTGGAATACCGCGCGTTTTCATTGGATGACACCGCCGCGTTAGACGCGGCGCTGCAGGAAACGGACGCGGTCTTGCATTGCGCGGGTCCGTTCGTGTTGACGTTTCGTCAGGTGGCGGAGGCGTGCATTCGAAACAAAAAACATTACGTGGATATCAGCGGCGAGATTGAAGGCTTTGAAGCGCTGGCGCAGATGGATTCGGACGCGAAACGCGCGGGCGTGATGCTGCTGCCGGGCGGCGGCTTCGATGTGGTGCCGTCCGATTGTTTGAGCGCGCATGTTGCGGGGAAACTTCCGAACGCGACGCATTTGAATTTGTACATCAAAAGCATCGGGAGCGGAGTCTCGCGTGGGACGGCGCGCTCTGGCATCGAGAACATGCACAGGCAGGGACGCATTCGCCGTGATGGAAGAATCCAGACAGTTCCAGGCGCATGGCACGTGAAGCGCGTGGACTTCGGACGCGGCGCAAGTCGTGTAGTTTCCATTGGCTGGGGCGACGTCAGCACGGCATATCACAGCACGGGCATCCCAAACATTACAGCGTACATGGGTTTCCCCAACGCGATGATAGACGGGTTGTATCTCACGCGAGTCATCGGTCCGTTGTTGTACACGCGCCGAATGAAGAATTTTCTCAAATGGCTGATCGGCGTGTTGAATCCCACAGGACCGTCGAAATATAAAAACGAAAACGGATTTGCCCTGCTCATCGCCGAAGTATCGGATGGGAAGCAGACCGTCCGCGCCAAGCTACGGACGCCCGAAGCGTATTATCTGACGGCGCTGACGTCGGTCGAGATCATGAAGCGGATTCTTGCATCGGACTATAAGGCGGGATTCCAAACCCCAAGCACAGCCTACGGCGCAGATTTTATTCTGGGATTCGATGGAGTCCAGCGTGAGGATTTTTAA
- a CDS encoding metallophosphoesterase yields the protein MRILAVSDQVVERIYTLVPSGHFQGVELILGCGDLPYTYLEYIVTMLNVPMYYIPGNHDPQFDLMDKRSRAEGGSNLDLKTARHNNILIGGFGGCIRYRPDGVNQYTQSEAYRRAFRLLPQLLINRIKHGRAMDILISHSPPFHIHDDSDLAHQGLKALNWLNRIAKPRYHLHGHTHFYRNNLEDQETLFNQTRIINVYPYKILEI from the coding sequence GTGAGGATTCTAGCAGTAAGCGACCAGGTTGTGGAGCGCATCTACACCCTCGTCCCCAGCGGACATTTTCAGGGTGTAGAACTCATCCTCGGCTGCGGCGACCTGCCGTACACCTACCTGGAATATATCGTCACCATGTTGAATGTGCCCATGTATTACATACCGGGCAACCATGACCCGCAATTCGACCTGATGGATAAACGCTCAAGAGCCGAGGGCGGCTCCAACCTGGACTTGAAAACCGCCCGCCACAATAATATCCTGATCGGCGGGTTTGGCGGATGCATCCGCTACCGTCCCGATGGTGTCAACCAATACACACAATCGGAAGCCTACCGGCGGGCTTTTCGACTGCTCCCGCAGCTGCTGATAAACCGCATTAAACACGGCCGCGCCATGGACATCCTGATCAGCCACTCACCGCCCTTCCACATCCACGATGACTCGGACCTCGCACATCAGGGATTGAAAGCCCTAAACTGGCTCAACCGCATTGCAAAACCGCGTTATCATCTTCACGGACACACACACTTTTACAGGAACAACCTTGAAGATCAGGAAACCCTGTTTAATCAGACCAGAATTATCAACGTATATCCTTACAAAATATTGGAAATCTAA
- a CDS encoding lipoate--protein ligase family protein, translating to MRIWRLLHTPPSTGAWNMAVDEAILEHIHRGESKPTLRLYAWQPPCLSLGYAQPFRDVDVERLKSRGWDVVRRVTGGRAILHTDELTYSVTGSADEPVLAGGVLESYNRLSQALLFAVRELGLQVEVKEQVAQAAVLGGGDAAGSKVNPVCFEVPSTYEITVNGKKLIGSAQARKKEGVLQHGSLPLRGDLTRICDALVFDSESAREDAKERLLARATTVESVLGVEKDWETAAQAFVRGFEAELGIQFGRGEMSQSEIQRAEELVKEKYAHASWTERL from the coding sequence ATGAGAATCTGGCGCTTACTTCACACTCCCCCATCCACGGGCGCATGGAATATGGCGGTGGATGAAGCCATACTCGAGCATATCCATCGCGGAGAATCGAAACCGACTTTGAGATTGTATGCCTGGCAGCCGCCGTGCCTCTCACTTGGCTACGCGCAGCCGTTTAGGGATGTAGATGTGGAGCGGCTCAAATCCCGGGGCTGGGACGTGGTGCGCCGCGTGACGGGGGGACGGGCGATCCTGCACACGGACGAATTGACCTACTCGGTGACAGGCTCCGCGGATGAACCCGTGCTGGCAGGCGGTGTACTGGAATCATATAACCGTTTGTCGCAAGCGCTGCTGTTCGCGGTGCGCGAGTTGGGATTGCAGGTTGAGGTAAAAGAGCAAGTCGCTCAAGCCGCCGTCCTCGGCGGCGGGGACGCCGCCGGGAGCAAGGTAAACCCCGTTTGCTTTGAAGTGCCTTCGACTTACGAGATCACCGTCAATGGAAAGAAACTCATCGGCTCGGCGCAGGCGCGCAAGAAGGAAGGAGTGCTTCAACACGGCTCACTCCCGTTGAGGGGCGACCTGACCCGCATTTGCGACGCGCTGGTTTTTGATAGCGAATCCGCGCGGGAGGATGCAAAGGAAAGACTGCTTGCGCGGGCGACGACGGTTGAGTCGGTTTTGGGTGTAGAAAAAGATTGGGAAACAGCAGCCCAGGCTTTCGTCCGCGGGTTTGAGGCGGAATTGGGAATCCAGTTCGGGCGCGGGGAAATGTCCCAATCCGAAATCCAAAGAGCGGAAGAATTGGTCAAAGAAAAATACGCGCACGCATCATGGACGGAGCGGTTATGA
- the trpA gene encoding tryptophan synthase subunit alpha, with amino-acid sequence MNRIENAFKNKPIFMPYFPLGYPDLDTSIDVIEALANSGADLIEVGLSFSDPLADGPVIQHATQIALEQGITVKKSLEAVKELRKRGVDIPLILMGYYNPMLAYGLEKFVRDAEEAGADGFIIPDLPMEESDEFVGATHASPLQLPLIQMLAPTTPPDRMEMIARNAKGFIYLVSVTGVTGERKSISEGLGELISRVREHTSVPVCVGFGIGTPEQARQVGKLADGVIVGSACVKTIGGSEKPIETAKQFAAEFRGALQ; translated from the coding sequence ATGAACCGAATCGAAAACGCTTTCAAGAACAAACCAATCTTCATGCCCTACTTCCCGTTGGGCTACCCTGACTTGGACACGTCCATTGACGTGATCGAAGCCTTAGCAAACAGCGGTGCGGACTTGATCGAAGTGGGACTGTCCTTCTCCGATCCGCTCGCGGATGGACCTGTGATTCAGCACGCGACACAAATTGCCTTGGAGCAGGGAATCACGGTCAAGAAGTCGCTCGAAGCCGTGAAGGAATTGCGCAAGCGCGGCGTGGACATCCCGTTGATCCTGATGGGTTACTACAACCCCATGCTGGCGTATGGCTTGGAGAAATTCGTCCGTGATGCGGAAGAGGCCGGTGCGGACGGATTCATCATCCCTGATCTGCCGATGGAAGAGTCGGATGAATTCGTAGGGGCGACGCATGCGTCGCCCCTACAATTACCGTTAATTCAAATGCTCGCGCCCACCACGCCTCCCGACCGCATGGAAATGATCGCCCGCAACGCCAAGGGATTTATCTATCTTGTTTCAGTGACAGGTGTGACCGGGGAACGCAAATCCATTTCAGAAGGTTTGGGTGAGTTAATTTCTCGCGTACGGGAACACACATCTGTGCCTGTGTGTGTGGGATTTGGAATCGGCACGCCCGAACAAGCCAGGCAAGTCGGTAAATTGGCGGATGGAGTCATTGTCGGTTCGGCGTGTGTGAAAACGATTGGGGGGAGTGAAAAGCCGATAGAAACAGCGAAACAGTTTGCAGCGGAGTTTCGAGGCGCGTTGCAGTGA
- a CDS encoding dihydrodipicolinate synthase family protein, which yields MTDLHPLAGVYAAAVTPLKTDASSFDLESVLAFLHFLAGRGCHGALLFGTTGEGPSFSPKEREIFLRSVRVVRQQIRGFKLLAGTGTPSLTETIELTKLAYQLGYDGTVVLPPYYFRKVTDDGLFQWFSELIEKAVPEGKYLLGYHIPPMTGIGFSLELLERLKEKFPNQFAGIKDSSHDESYATAVGQHFGKDLLVLNGTDAYLHHALKNNAQGAITAPANLISDNLRKVWDLFQEGEDPSEAQAKVSEQRHFLESYAPIAPILKGLLHKIHGLPRWSVRAPLEDADEKTLVDAAEKFSKIS from the coding sequence ATGACTGACCTTCATCCACTGGCAGGAGTCTACGCCGCAGCCGTAACTCCACTAAAAACAGACGCCTCTTCCTTCGACCTTGAGTCGGTTCTCGCCTTTTTGCATTTCCTCGCTGGTAGAGGCTGCCACGGTGCCTTGCTCTTCGGCACAACTGGCGAGGGACCGTCCTTCTCGCCCAAGGAACGTGAGATATTCCTGCGCTCCGTGCGCGTTGTGCGCCAGCAAATTCGCGGATTCAAACTACTGGCAGGCACAGGCACACCCAGCCTGACCGAAACCATCGAATTGACCAAACTCGCCTACCAACTCGGCTACGATGGGACGGTCGTCCTGCCGCCATATTACTTCCGCAAAGTGACAGATGACGGCTTGTTCCAATGGTTCAGCGAATTGATCGAGAAAGCCGTGCCAGAAGGAAAATATCTGCTCGGCTATCATATCCCGCCCATGACAGGCATCGGCTTTTCGCTGGAACTGCTTGAACGATTGAAGGAAAAATTCCCGAATCAATTCGCAGGCATCAAGGATTCATCACATGATGAATCCTATGCAACCGCAGTTGGTCAACATTTTGGCAAAGACCTGCTCGTCCTGAACGGCACGGACGCTTATTTGCATCATGCGCTGAAGAACAACGCACAAGGCGCGATCACCGCACCCGCAAATCTGATCTCGGATAACCTGCGCAAGGTTTGGGATCTGTTTCAGGAAGGAGAAGACCCGTCCGAAGCGCAGGCGAAGGTCAGCGAACAGCGGCATTTTCTTGAAAGTTACGCCCCCATCGCCCCTATCTTGAAGGGACTGCTTCATAAGATACACGGACTTCCGCGCTGGTCGGTGCGCGCGCCGCTGGAAGATGCGGACGAGAAAACGCTGGTAGATGCGGCGGAGAAGTTTTCAAAAATCTCGTAA